One segment of Carya illinoinensis cultivar Pawnee chromosome 1, C.illinoinensisPawnee_v1, whole genome shotgun sequence DNA contains the following:
- the LOC122319159 gene encoding acyl-CoA-binding domain-containing protein 6 produces MFSFSRRRLKHGRLKVHLSDSAQGTRSPIRNQKRSSGSGSECAAPTTSLSDELNCHCSSAAPEISNCTSWNSENWMVLSIAGDKPTARFNHAAAVIGNKMIVVGGESGNGLLDDVQVLNFDRLSWTTASSKVYLSPSSLPLKIPACKGHSLICWGKKILLIGGKTGPSRDRVSVWAFDTETECWSLIEAKGDVPVARSGHTVVKASSVLILFGGEDTKKRKLNDLYMFDLKSLTWLPLHCTGTGPSPRSNHVAALYDDKTLFVFGGASKSKTLNDLYSLDFETMVWSRIKIRGFHPSPRAGSCGVLCGTKWYIAGGGSRKKRHSETLIFDVLKVEWSVAVTSLPSSLTTNKGFSLVFVQHKEKDFLVAFGGSKKEPSNQVEVLLMEKIESSMGRRSAPGKGTGSLLFEKSSSGTELSASSQRLVEAVARQNLASAIEHHGSGRKSLSEFSVIEPNPVSSNLSLRKQFHNEEEHKMAVKMPKGSEDDNPSLQATEPSTNQSEMGIQSKLTGGKLNGEEVPLFESDNAVPHNHGIGNVPVDNDYVVLPESDIKSGVSSAPTNICQVYETKMASLMRKNGILEGQLAAALASREAAERNLSSVFKSRQEMEKKLVDTVKEMELLKEKLAGVELAQEEANSLSNIVHSDNVRLEHDVAFLKAVLDDTQKELHSTRGVLAGERARAFQLQVEVFHVKQRLQSVENRAPTPRKPFNV; encoded by the exons ATGTTCAGTTTCTCTCGTAGACGCTTGAAGCATGGAAG ATTGAAAGTCCATCTATCAGACTCTGCTCAGGGAACTCGAAGTCCCATAAGGAACCAGAAGCGGAGTAGCGGCTCTGGT AGTGAATGTGCCGCACCCACAACTAGCCTTTCCGATGAACTCAATTGCCATTGTTCATCAGCTGCGCCTGAGATTAGTAATTGCACATCATGGAACTCTGAGAATTGGATGGTTTTGTCAATTGCTGGGGACAAACCTACGGCTCGTTTTAAT CATGCGGCGGCTGTGATTGGGAACAAGATGATAGTGGTCGGTGGTGAATCTGGGAATGGGTTGTTGGATGATGTACAG GTGCTTAATTTTGATAGACTTAGTTGGACAACAGCTTCATCAAAGGTTTACTTGTCACCAAGTAGTCTGCCACTAAAGATTCCTGCATGCAAGGGCCATAGCCTG ATTTGTTGGGGAAAAAAGATACTACTGATTGGAGGAAAAACTGGTCCTAGCCGTGACAGAGTTTCAG TGTGGGCATTTGACACGGAGACTGAGTGCTGGTCACTTATAGAAGCAAAGGGTGATGTGCCG GTTGCTCGCAGTGGTCACACTGTGGTTAAGGCAAGCTCTGTTTTGATCTTATTTGGGGGTGAAGATACTAAAAAGAGGAAACTAAATGATCTATATATGTTTGATCTGAAGTCTTTGACGTGGCTCCCTCTCCATTGCAC AGGAACAGGACCATCTCCAAGATCCAACCATGTAGCAGCTCTTTATGATGATAAAACACTTTTTGTGTTTGGAGGAGCATCAAAGTCCAAGACTTTGAATGACTTGTACTCTCTTGACTTTGAAACG ATGGTGTGGTCAAGAATAAAGATACGTGGTTTCCATCCATCACCAAGAGCTGGTTCTTGTGGGGTACTCTGTGGAACTAAGTGGTACATAGCAGGGGGTGGAAGCAGGAAAAAAC GACATTCAGAGACGTTGATATTTGATGTTTTAAAAGTTGAGTGGTCTGTGGCTGTCACATCACTGCCCTCTTCTCTTACTACCAACAAG GGTTTCAGCCTAGTGTTTGTACAGCACAAGGAAAAAGATTTTCTTGTTGCTTTTGGGGGATCCAAAAAGGAGCCATCAAATCAG GTGGAGGTACTTCTAATGGAAAAGATTGAATCATCAATGGGTCGAAGATCTGCTCCTGGTAAAGGGACGGGATCTTTACTGTTTGAAAAAAGCTCGTCAGGCACAGAATTATCTGCTTCTTCCCAGCGTTTGGTTGAAGCTGTTGCTAGACAAAATCTAGCATCTGCCATTGAACATCATGGTTCAGGAAGAAAATCTCTGTCAGAGTTCTCAGTCATTGAGCCAAATCCTGTTTCTAGCAATCTTTCACTTCGAAAGCAATTCCATAACGAGGAAGAACACAAAATGGCTGTTAAGATGCCAAAGGGATCAGAAGATGACAATCCTTCCTTACAG GCAACAGAACCCTCAACAAATCAATCTGAAATGGGAATTCAGAGTAAATTAACTGGTGGCAAACTGAATGGTGAGGAAGTCCCTTTATTTGAATCTGACAATGCAGTTCCTCACAACCATGGAATTGGAAATGTTCCAGTTGACAATGATTATGTCGTATTACCTGAAAGTGATATAAAATCTGGAGTGTCATCAGCTCCTACAAATATATGCCAAGTTTATGAAACAAAAATGGCTTCCCTGATGAGGAAGAATGGAATTCTAGAAGGGCAGTTGGCAGCTGCATTGGCAAGTCGGGAAGCTGCAGAGAGGAATTTATCCTCAGTTTTCAAGAGCAGACAAGAGATGGAGAAAAAATTGGTAGACACGGTGAAGGAGATGGAGTTGCTTAAAGAGAAGCTTGCTGGTGTAGAGCTTGCACAAGAAGAGGCTAACAGCTTATCAAATATAGTCCACTCTGACAATGTACGGCTCGAGCATGATGTGGCTTTTCTGAAGGCAGTTTTGGACGATACTCAGAAG GAGCTGCACTCGACTAGAGGAGTCCTTGCAGGGGAAAGGGCAAGGGCCTTCCAACTGCAG GTTGAAGTTTTTCATGTTAAACAAAGATTGCAATCTGTGGAGAACCGAGCACCCACCCCTAGGAAACCTTTCAATGTGTAG